From one Pempheris klunzingeri isolate RE-2024b chromosome 5, fPemKlu1.hap1, whole genome shotgun sequence genomic stretch:
- the pnp6 gene encoding purine nucleoside phosphorylase 6 — translation MEATSSSSSQSSYDKYKETADWLLASTKQRPKVAIICGSGLGGLADLLSDKTAFPYKDIPHFPISTVQGHAGQLVFGKLQGRECVCMQGRFHFYEGYNMDIVTYPVRVFFLLGVETLIVTNAAGGINGSYSVGDIMLIKDHINMPGFAGQSPLCGHNDDRFGVRFPCMSDAYDRELRALAKQAAEEQGCDSFLQEGVYCMLAGPTYETIAESRLLRTLGVDAVGMSTVPEVVVARHCGLRVLGLSLITNKVVTDYDSEEKANHEEVLRTTKHRTQDIQRLVSHLITKI, via the exons ATGGAAGCgacgtcctcctcctccagccagaGCAG TTATGACAAGTATAAGGAGACAGCAGACTGGCTGCTGGCCAGCACAAAGCAGCGTCCTAAAGTGGCCATCATCTGCGGTTCAGGCTTGGGGGGTCTGGCTGACCTGCTGAGTGACAAGACTGCGTTCCCCTATAAGGATATTCCACATTTTCCCATCAGCACTG TGCAGGGCCATGCCGGTCAGCTGGTGTTCGGGAAGCTGCAGGGCCGTGAGTGCGTCTGCATGCAGGGGAGATTCCACTTCTACGAGGGCTACAACATGGACATA GTGACGTACCCGGTGCGAGTCTTCTTTCTGCTGGGTGTGGAAACTTTGATTGTGACAAACGCAGCGGGGGGAATCAATGGCAGCTACAGCGTGGGCGACATCATGCTCATTAAGGATCACATCAACATGCCTGGCTTTGCAGGGCAGAGCCCGCTGTGTGGGCACAATGACGACAG GTTTGGAGTGCGTTTCCCTTGCATGTCGGATGCGTATGACCGTGAGCTGAGGGCTCTGGCCAAGCAAGCGGCAGAGGAGCAGGGCTGCGACAGCTTCCTGCAGGAAGGGGTTTACTGCATGTTGGCTGGACCGACATACGAGACCATTGCAGAGAGCAGACTCCTGCGGACGTTGGGCGTTGACGCCGTGG gcATGAGCACGGTGCCAGAGGTGGTGGTGGCTCGTCACTGTGGCTTGCGGGTCTTGGGTCTGTCCCTCATCACCAACAAGGTCGTGACAGATTATGACAGCGAGGAGAAGGCGAACCACGAGGAGGTGCTGAGGACCACCAAGCACCGAACCCAGGACATCCAGAGGCTCGTCAGCCACCTCATCACCAAGATCTAG